One window from the genome of Thermodesulfobacteriota bacterium encodes:
- a CDS encoding pyridoxal phosphate-dependent aminotransferase: MSSRNLQRTTSRQAAKITPFLVMDILEKAGVMEAAGIDVVHLEVGEPDFPVPACVKAAAMEALREDFTCYTHSLGDLRLREAICRHYADQYGVSVSPSRVLVTSGTSPAMMLIFSALLDPGDEVIMSDPHYACYPNFIRFAGGTPVPVSVYEQDGFQLSAEAIARAMTPATRAIIINSPANPTGTVLSEERMREIAALSPLIISDEVYHGLVYEGKAHSILEFTDDAFVLNGFSKRYAMTGLRLGFVIMPEAYVRPVQVLHQNFMISANSLVQRAGIAALEQAGDDVARMRETYDQRRRYMIRRLREMGFAIASEPTGAFYVFVNAAHLDGDSLRLALDILEKAHVGVTPGVDFGRNGEGCLRFSYANSMENITRGLDRVERYLNQRRGG, from the coding sequence ATGAGCAGCAGGAATTTGCAACGGACCACATCCAGGCAGGCGGCCAAAATAACCCCCTTTCTGGTCATGGACATACTGGAGAAGGCCGGCGTCATGGAGGCCGCCGGCATCGATGTCGTTCACCTGGAAGTGGGTGAGCCGGATTTTCCAGTGCCGGCCTGTGTCAAGGCGGCCGCCATGGAGGCCCTGCGGGAGGATTTTACCTGTTACACCCACAGCCTGGGAGATCTCCGGTTAAGGGAAGCCATTTGTCGCCACTATGCCGATCAGTACGGGGTATCCGTTTCTCCGTCCCGGGTCCTGGTGACATCCGGTACGTCTCCGGCCATGATGCTGATTTTTTCCGCCCTGCTTGATCCGGGCGATGAAGTGATCATGTCGGATCCCCATTACGCCTGCTATCCCAACTTTATTCGCTTCGCCGGCGGCACGCCGGTACCGGTTTCGGTATATGAACAGGACGGGTTTCAGCTTTCGGCGGAAGCCATCGCGCGGGCCATGACGCCCGCCACCCGGGCGATCATCATCAACTCTCCGGCCAACCCTACCGGCACGGTTTTATCCGAAGAGCGGATGCGGGAGATCGCGGCCCTGTCCCCGCTGATCATTTCCGACGAGGTCTATCACGGCCTGGTGTACGAAGGCAAAGCGCATTCCATTCTGGAGTTCACGGACGACGCCTTTGTGCTCAACGGGTTTTCCAAGCGTTACGCCATGACCGGTCTGCGCCTCGGCTTTGTTATCATGCCGGAGGCCTATGTCCGGCCGGTCCAGGTACTCCATCAGAATTTCATGATATCGGCCAACTCGCTGGTGCAGCGGGCCGGCATCGCGGCTCTGGAACAGGCCGGGGATGACGTCGCCCGCATGCGGGAAACTTACGACCAGCGGCGGCGATACATGATCCGGCGGCTCCGGGAGATGGGCTTTGCCATCGCCTCGGAACCTACCGGCGCTTTTTACGTATTTGTCAATGCCGCCCACCTGGACGGCGATTCCCTGCGGCTGGCCCTTGACATACTGGAAAAAGCCCATGTGGGTGTGACGCCGGGTGTTGATTTCGGCCGCAACGGCGAAGGGTGCCTGCGGTTTTCATACGCCAATTCCATGGAGAACATCACCCGGGGGCTGGACCGGGTGGAGCGCTACCTGAATCAGAGACGGGGCGGCTGA
- the rlmD gene encoding 23S rRNA (uracil(1939)-C(5))-methyltransferase RlmD, translating into MPEETPVNIRRGDEVTLDIESLAFGGRGIARVDGLTVFVEGALPGDSVRARIIRKKQRYAEARLMEIILPAPDRTEPPCRYFGYCGGCVLQNLAYDRQLEYKRQHVVDSLEHIALMPDVRVHPVLPSARLFGYRNKMEFSCSDRRWLLPVEMGREDLDTGFALGLHVPGTFNKILDIEQCLLFPDDGNRILAAVRELIRQSSVPVYNLKTHAGFWRFVMLRHSVAADTWMVNIVTAFEDRPRVQPLADMIAGSFPKVSSVMNNINGRKAAIAAGEREILLYGDAVIEDRIGRFRFDISANSFFQTNTPGAEALYRVAESYAALSGTETVMDLYCGTGTIAIRLSGAAREVVGLEINPACVADADANCRKNGIDNARFIAGDVRETLNRIGQPPDVLVIDPPRAGMHPDVVAQVLGLATPKIVYVSCNPATLARDIGLLKEHYTVAEVQPVDMFPHTPHIECVARLIHKKDGS; encoded by the coding sequence ATGCCGGAAGAAACCCCGGTGAATATCAGGAGGGGTGACGAGGTCACCCTGGACATCGAGTCGCTTGCCTTCGGCGGACGGGGAATCGCTCGGGTCGATGGCCTGACAGTGTTCGTGGAAGGCGCGCTCCCGGGGGATTCGGTCCGCGCCAGGATTATCAGAAAAAAGCAGCGGTACGCCGAAGCCCGTCTGATGGAAATTATCCTGCCGGCCCCTGACCGCACGGAGCCGCCCTGCCGTTATTTCGGATACTGCGGCGGATGCGTCCTGCAGAACCTGGCCTACGACCGGCAGCTGGAATACAAGCGCCAACATGTCGTCGATTCCCTGGAACATATCGCCCTGATGCCCGATGTCAGGGTCCATCCGGTTCTTCCCTCGGCCCGGCTGTTCGGGTATCGCAACAAGATGGAGTTTTCCTGCTCCGACCGGCGCTGGCTGCTGCCGGTGGAAATGGGCCGGGAAGACCTTGACACCGGCTTCGCCCTGGGGCTTCATGTTCCGGGCACGTTTAACAAAATACTGGATATCGAGCAGTGCCTGCTCTTCCCGGATGACGGCAACCGGATCCTGGCGGCCGTGCGGGAGCTTATCCGTCAGTCGTCAGTGCCGGTGTACAATCTTAAGACCCACGCCGGCTTCTGGCGGTTTGTCATGCTGCGCCATTCCGTGGCCGCGGATACCTGGATGGTCAACATCGTCACCGCCTTTGAGGACCGGCCCCGGGTTCAGCCTCTGGCGGATATGATCGCCGGGAGTTTCCCGAAGGTCTCTTCGGTAATGAATAACATCAACGGCCGGAAAGCCGCCATTGCCGCCGGGGAAAGGGAGATCCTGCTTTACGGCGACGCCGTGATCGAGGACCGCATCGGCCGATTCCGCTTCGACATATCCGCCAATTCGTTTTTCCAGACCAACACCCCTGGCGCGGAAGCCCTTTACCGGGTGGCGGAATCCTACGCCGCCCTCTCCGGAACGGAAACGGTGATGGACCTTTACTGCGGGACCGGCACCATCGCCATCCGGCTTTCCGGCGCGGCCCGGGAGGTGGTCGGCCTGGAAATCAACCCCGCCTGCGTCGCCGATGCCGATGCCAACTGCCGGAAAAACGGCATTGACAACGCGCGCTTTATCGCCGGCGACGTCCGGGAGACGCTGAATCGGATCGGCCAACCTCCCGATGTCCTGGTCATTGATCCGCCCCGGGCGGGAATGCATCCGGATGTGGTCGCGCAGGTGCTGGGACTGGCGACCCCGAAAATCGTCTATGTTTCCTGCAACCCGGCCACTCTGGCCAGGGACATCGGCCTGTTGAAGGAACATTATACCGTCGCCGAAGTGCAGCCGGTGGACATGTTCCCCCATACGCCCCATATCGAATGCGTGGCCCGACTGATTCATAAAAAGGACGGCTCATGA
- a CDS encoding Maf family protein has protein sequence MNTSGAANGSLILASKSPRRKLLLEQAGLNFSVVVSGFKESSLAWSEPVRYTRDLARAKAEEVAGRYPDSWVIGADTIVMADGDLLEKPVSMDDARRMLNRLSGAVHEVYTGFAVIHKAKDHAHVDAVRSEVEFKSLSAAEIEWYIHTDEPYDKAGAYAIQGLGSFLVKSVKGSYTNVVGLPVCEVVDYLLRQEIIRRRAGDL, from the coding sequence ATGAATACATCCGGCGCGGCCAACGGATCGCTGATACTCGCTTCCAAGTCCCCCCGGCGGAAACTGCTGCTGGAACAGGCCGGCCTGAATTTTTCCGTGGTGGTCAGCGGTTTCAAAGAGTCATCCCTGGCCTGGTCCGAGCCGGTGCGGTATACCCGGGATCTGGCCCGCGCCAAGGCCGAAGAGGTGGCCGGACGATATCCCGACAGCTGGGTGATCGGGGCCGACACCATCGTCATGGCGGACGGGGATTTGCTTGAGAAACCCGTTTCCATGGACGACGCCCGCCGCATGCTGAACCGTCTGAGCGGCGCCGTTCATGAGGTGTACACCGGTTTCGCGGTGATCCATAAGGCAAAGGATCATGCCCACGTGGACGCGGTCCGGTCCGAGGTCGAGTTCAAATCCCTGTCCGCGGCCGAGATCGAGTGGTATATTCATACGGACGAGCCTTACGACAAGGCCGGTGCCTATGCCATCCAGGGACTGGGCTCGTTCCTGGTCAAATCCGTCAAGGGATCCTATACCAACGTGGTCGGGCTGCCGGTGTGCGAGGTGGTGGACTACCTCCTGCGTCAAGAGATTATCCGGAGGAGGGCCGGCGACCTTTAA
- a CDS encoding YggS family pyridoxal phosphate-dependent enzyme has product MTEDTAIKENLARVRQRIRTAALACGRSPEGIRLIAVSKSQSAQTVARGIDAGITDLGENYIQEAREKIAVLQARPVTWHFIGHLQSNKARYAAGLFDLIHCLDSVKLARELDKYAAGSGIVQKVLIQVNIGDEATKSGVPAGEAADLAAAVSSFKHISVRGLMALPPVFDDPEQARPCFAAVRKLAEEIRSRRIPGIRMDELSMGMSGDFEAAIAEGATLVRIGTALFGERP; this is encoded by the coding sequence GTGACGGAAGATACAGCCATAAAGGAAAACCTGGCGCGGGTCCGGCAGCGGATCCGGACTGCGGCGCTCGCCTGCGGCCGGTCTCCGGAGGGCATTAGGCTGATCGCCGTCAGCAAGTCCCAATCCGCGCAGACGGTGGCCAGGGGCATCGATGCCGGCATTACCGACCTGGGCGAAAACTATATCCAGGAGGCCCGGGAGAAAATCGCGGTCCTGCAGGCGCGGCCGGTGACCTGGCATTTCATCGGCCACCTTCAATCCAACAAGGCCAGATACGCGGCGGGACTGTTTGACCTGATCCACTGCCTTGATTCAGTGAAACTGGCCCGGGAACTGGATAAATATGCGGCCGGAAGCGGGATCGTGCAGAAGGTGCTGATCCAGGTCAATATCGGCGACGAAGCGACCAAGTCCGGCGTCCCGGCCGGGGAAGCGGCGGATCTGGCGGCCGCGGTCAGTTCGTTCAAACATATCTCGGTCCGGGGGTTGATGGCCCTGCCGCCCGTGTTTGACGACCCCGAACAGGCGCGGCCCTGTTTCGCGGCGGTGCGGAAGCTGGCGGAGGAAATCCGGTCCCGGCGCATTCCCGGCATCCGCATGGACGAACTTTCCATGGGCATGAGCGGCGATTTCGAGGCGGCCATCGCCGAGGGGGCCACTCTTGTCCGGATCGGCACGGCCCTGTTCGGAGAACGGCCATGA
- a CDS encoding epoxyqueuosine reductase QueH: MNLLLHICCAPCAIYPVRILRERDVAVTGYFYNPNIHPFSEFARRRQTLAGYSESIGLRTIWPEGYDLERFLRSVAFREAERCRYCYYDRLRSTALAARDGQFDGFSSTLLYSRFQKHDLIREIGEAVGRETGVSFYYEDFRTGWKEGVEKSKQLQLYRQQYCGCVYSEKERYYRGKEVNR; encoded by the coding sequence ATGAACCTGCTGCTTCACATCTGCTGCGCGCCCTGCGCCATTTATCCCGTAAGGATTCTCAGGGAGAGGGACGTGGCGGTCACGGGATATTTTTACAATCCCAACATTCATCCCTTCAGCGAGTTCGCCAGACGGCGGCAGACACTGGCCGGCTACAGCGAGTCCATTGGACTGCGGACGATCTGGCCGGAAGGGTACGACCTGGAGCGCTTTCTGCGGAGTGTGGCCTTCAGGGAGGCGGAACGCTGCCGTTACTGCTATTACGACCGGCTCCGCTCGACCGCCCTGGCGGCCCGGGACGGACAATTTGACGGCTTTTCATCCACCCTGCTGTACAGCAGGTTCCAGAAGCATGACCTGATCCGGGAGATCGGCGAGGCCGTGGGCCGGGAAACGGGTGTTTCATTTTATTACGAAGATTTCCGTACGGGATGGAAAGAGGGCGTGGAAAAATCAAAACAGTTGCAACTTTACCGGCAGCAATACTGCGGCTGTGTTTACAGCGAAAAAGAGCGGTATTACCGGGGGAAAGAGGTGAATCGGTAG
- the trxB gene encoding thioredoxin-disulfide reductase — protein sequence MTTTDHDLIIIGGGPAGLTAGIYAARARMNAVLLEKVTPGGQVLATDWVENYPGFPEGISGVDLMMRMSEQAANLKVAIESAEVSSVDFSGEVKKIVTENGPLTCRAVIIATGASPNRLGVPGEDRFYGRGISFCATCDAPFYRDKTVAAVGGGDTAVQESIYLTKFAKKVYLIHRRDQLRAAKILQERALANDRIEFVWDSVVTAVGGGLTNVESVTVKNVKTGQTRDLAVNGCFVWVGIKPNAEFIGNTVKTNDGGFIVTDLEMKTSVPGVFAAGDVRVTPLRQIATAVGDAAIAVRSAEHYLDNLG from the coding sequence ATGACGACAACCGACCATGATCTGATCATTATCGGCGGCGGGCCGGCCGGGCTGACTGCCGGCATATACGCGGCCCGGGCCAGAATGAACGCCGTGCTGCTGGAAAAAGTAACCCCCGGCGGGCAAGTGCTGGCCACCGATTGGGTCGAAAACTACCCCGGGTTCCCGGAAGGCATCAGCGGCGTCGATCTGATGATGCGGATGAGCGAACAGGCTGCCAATCTCAAGGTCGCCATCGAGTCGGCGGAAGTATCGTCCGTGGATTTTTCCGGTGAAGTCAAAAAAATCGTCACCGAAAACGGGCCTCTGACCTGCCGGGCGGTCATCATCGCCACCGGCGCCTCCCCCAACCGCCTGGGCGTACCCGGTGAGGACCGTTTCTACGGACGGGGCATTTCCTTCTGCGCCACCTGCGACGCGCCCTTTTACCGGGACAAGACGGTGGCGGCCGTGGGCGGCGGGGACACGGCCGTTCAGGAAAGCATTTATCTGACCAAATTCGCGAAAAAAGTCTACCTGATTCACCGCCGGGATCAACTGCGGGCCGCGAAAATCCTCCAGGAACGGGCCCTGGCCAACGACCGCATCGAGTTTGTCTGGGACAGCGTGGTCACAGCTGTGGGCGGCGGGCTGACCAACGTCGAATCCGTCACCGTAAAAAACGTCAAGACCGGCCAGACCCGTGACCTGGCCGTGAACGGCTGTTTTGTCTGGGTCGGCATCAAACCCAACGCGGAATTTATCGGAAACACGGTGAAAACAAATGACGGCGGTTTTATCGTCACCGACCTGGAAATGAAAACCTCGGTTCCCGGCGTGTTCGCCGCCGGCGACGTCCGCGTCACGCCTTTACGGCAGATCGCCACGGCCGTGGGGGACGCGGCCATTGCGGTGCGGTCCGCGGAGCACTACCTGGACAACCTGGGCTGA